The following proteins come from a genomic window of Deinococcus radiopugnans ATCC 19172:
- a CDS encoding C39 family peptidase, with the protein MIGFRELRYQSVVGQTTDFTCGPAALATLLTHYYGRPVAEQTLTERSVADMQARGKEVVEGLTLLSLRNALTTESVSSAGYKLTLEQLRGVMEAGLPVVANVVYPKGHYYLVLAVDDQNVLLADPSWGVRSQPIANFLNAWNGIVLMPQPSEAEAVQARVQVRQQLSKYRERSERLKTGA; encoded by the coding sequence ATGATAGGTTTCCGAGAACTCCGCTACCAGTCCGTCGTCGGCCAGACCACCGACTTCACCTGTGGTCCCGCCGCCCTCGCCACCCTGCTCACCCACTACTACGGACGCCCTGTCGCCGAACAGACCTTAACCGAGCGTTCCGTAGCCGACATGCAGGCACGGGGCAAGGAAGTCGTAGAGGGCCTCACCCTGCTCTCGCTCAGGAACGCCCTGACCACCGAGAGCGTCTCCTCGGCAGGCTACAAGCTCACGCTGGAGCAACTGCGCGGCGTGATGGAAGCGGGCCTGCCCGTCGTGGCGAACGTCGTCTATCCGAAGGGGCACTACTACTTGGTGCTGGCAGTGGATGACCAGAACGTGCTGCTGGCCGATCCCAGTTGGGGCGTGCGGTCGCAGCCCATCGCCAACTTCCTCAACGCCTGGAACGGCATTGTCCTGATGCCGCAGCCCTCCGAAGCGGAAGCCGTTCAGGCCCGCGTACAGGTGAGGCAGCAACTCAGCAAGTACCGCGAACGAAGCGAACGTCTGAAAACAGGAGCTTAA
- a CDS encoding recombinase family protein, translating into MMNTNKNGSGFQEVQMGQRAAIYCRVSTGDQSCDRQERDLRAFAERGGYEVMGVFKETASGSKDLRAQRGKVVALARDRHIQVVLVTELTRWGRSTTDLLHSLRELEACGVSVIAQTGLQFDLTSPQGKLFASLMAALAEFERDLLRERVKSGIAAARERGVQFGRQPGQRVKAERYTARVLWLRAEGRSYREIARELRLSKNTVMDIVKRAAPAATGEDEAA; encoded by the coding sequence ATGATGAACACGAACAAAAACGGCTCTGGATTTCAGGAGGTTCAAATGGGACAGCGCGCCGCCATCTACTGCCGGGTCTCGACAGGTGATCAATCCTGTGACCGCCAGGAACGGGACCTGCGGGCGTTCGCCGAGCGCGGCGGGTACGAGGTCATGGGCGTGTTCAAGGAGACGGCTTCCGGGAGCAAGGACCTGCGGGCTCAGCGGGGCAAGGTGGTCGCGCTGGCGCGTGACCGTCACATCCAGGTGGTGCTCGTCACGGAACTCACCCGCTGGGGACGCTCGACGACCGACCTGCTGCACAGCCTGCGCGAACTGGAAGCGTGCGGCGTCTCGGTCATCGCACAGACGGGATTGCAGTTTGATCTGACTTCGCCGCAGGGCAAGCTGTTCGCGTCACTGATGGCGGCGCTGGCAGAGTTCGAGCGGGACCTGCTGCGGGAACGGGTGAAATCGGGGATCGCGGCGGCGCGGGAGCGCGGCGTGCAATTCGGTCGTCAGCCGGGACAACGGGTCAAAGCCGAACGGTACACCGCGCGAGTGCTGTGGCTGCGCGCTGAGGGGCGGTCGTATCGGGAGATTGCCCGCGAGCTGCGTCTGAGCAAGAACACCGTCATGGACATTGTGAAACGCGCTGCCCCAGCGGCGACCGGGGAGGACGAGGCGGCTTAG
- a CDS encoding transposase, whose protein sequence is MNPKGQRSRRLYFDILPCFSRKQHRESFEVFLDLLLDGSGRPLPERATVKSPSSISRFFNHAAWNTRQLCRVMRQHALQALQDMWAQQPSQRPRLELLVDLTSLEKTGKFSELADWVHTYHGVHGVHLVVLYLCCGALRLPWAFQVWRGKGTPSPAQLALKLLRTVPAVLLAGTRRPRLHADGGFESAEFIHGVLGRGLDIVVGVRCTRKLEDGRQMRDLMVRGSRVKPLGLDHTMCVSWVWLYRNKEPEQRFVMSNLDLGGKYLARLGKRRWRIEAFFKTVKGRFGLERFAQHSKQGVLRWWCLSGMAFLLCHLQNLDVPVSGPGSWPDWGDLARTVRFSFVPEVRRQALQLELDALDAFQHALPALQT, encoded by the coding sequence GTGAACCCAAAAGGACAGCGTTCCAGACGACTCTATTTTGACATCCTGCCCTGCTTCTCTCGCAAGCAGCACCGCGAATCGTTCGAGGTCTTCCTCGACCTGCTGCTGGATGGTTCCGGCAGACCTCTGCCGGAACGGGCAACGGTCAAATCACCCTCGTCCATTAGTCGCTTCTTCAACCATGCGGCCTGGAACACCCGGCAGCTTTGCCGGGTGATGCGTCAGCACGCCCTTCAGGCGTTGCAGGACATGTGGGCACAACAGCCTTCTCAGCGCCCCCGACTGGAACTGCTGGTGGACCTCACCAGCCTGGAAAAGACGGGCAAGTTCAGCGAACTTGCCGATTGGGTCCACACCTACCACGGCGTCCATGGCGTTCACCTGGTGGTGCTGTACCTGTGCTGTGGAGCGTTGCGTCTCCCGTGGGCCTTCCAGGTGTGGCGGGGGAAGGGAACCCCTTCCCCCGCGCAGCTCGCCTTGAAGCTGCTCCGCACCGTTCCTGCTGTCCTGCTCGCTGGAACACGGCGTCCCCGTCTACACGCGGATGGTGGATTCGAGAGTGCCGAGTTCATCCACGGCGTGCTGGGCCGGGGACTAGACATCGTGGTAGGCGTGCGTTGCACTCGCAAGCTGGAAGATGGCCGCCAGATGCGTGATTTGATGGTGCGGGGCAGCCGGGTCAAGCCCCTTGGGCTTGACCACACGATGTGCGTCTCCTGGGTGTGGCTGTACCGGAACAAGGAGCCAGAGCAACGCTTCGTGATGTCGAACCTCGACCTGGGCGGTAAGTACCTGGCACGGTTGGGAAAGCGTCGCTGGAGGATCGAGGCCTTTTTCAAAACGGTCAAAGGGCGTTTTGGGCTCGAACGTTTCGCGCAACACAGCAAACAAGGTGTGCTCCGCTGGTGGTGCTTGTCAGGCATGGCTTTTCTGCTCTGTCATCTTCAGAACCTCGACGTGCCCGTGAGCGGGCCGGGATCGTGGCCGGACTGGGGCGATCTGGCGAGAACCGTACGGTTCTCGTTTGTCCCTGAAGTGCGTCGTCAGGCGCTCCAACTGGAACTCGACGCTCTTGATGCCTTCCAGCACGCACTTCCTGCCCTCCAGACTTAA
- a CDS encoding Tn3 family transposase, translating to MTRRWPDYTSVCTRRLSASHLADFEPRRRRATLMARLLDLSETLTDAVLDMHDRVMVSLLREGERAAAEVFGQQGPPLVEQFGTFKSVCAAVVAAREQGADPYQAIEAVVNWQQLVETVREKEVVSTEQLDPLHHAMKGYAKVRSYAPRLLAALTFQAEGKAAPVIEALNLLREMYASGKRTLPQHVPIGFVRQKWAGQVFRNGKVDRRAYELCVLDELRLALRAGDVWVTGSRKYKDLDAYLLPQETWQKRLSELSLDLPETFDAFWAATEPRLTEQLREVADLLARGELSSVSVQRGRLRIGKVTRAVPDEVEPIGRRLSARLPRVKITDLLLEVNACTRFTGAFLNLHSGKEVERHDHLLTAILADGLNLGLTKMAEASPDPGMTARRLMYLADWFLRPDSYAAGLAELVNFQSKLPLAALWGDGTTSSSDGQRFPTGGRGKTFGHLNAKYGREPGILFYTHVSDQYAPFHTKVITANVRDALHVLDGLLYHLSELKIKEHYTDTAGYTEQVFALCHLLGFRFAPRIRDLGETRLYTPEVGTAYGLLEPLVAQRLNLRLIREHWDELRRLTASIKAGTVTASLMLSKLASYPRQNGLALALRELGRVQRTLFTLEWLRDPELRRRVLAGLNKGEALHALRRAVAFHRSGEIRDQSFEAQSNRASGLNLVTTAITVWNTVYLGRAVEALRAEGVDVPDELLAHVSPLSWEHIGLTGDYVWHPEGVPVEGAYRALRE from the coding sequence GTGACCCGCCGCTGGCCGGATTACACCAGCGTATGCACCCGGCGACTGAGTGCCTCGCACCTCGCGGACTTTGAACCCCGGCGGCGCCGGGCCACGCTGATGGCCCGGCTGCTCGATCTTTCCGAGACCTTGACCGATGCCGTCCTCGATATGCACGACCGCGTGATGGTGTCGCTGCTGCGGGAAGGCGAGCGGGCCGCGGCGGAGGTCTTCGGGCAGCAGGGACCGCCGCTCGTCGAGCAGTTCGGCACCTTCAAGTCCGTGTGCGCGGCGGTGGTCGCCGCGCGGGAGCAGGGGGCCGACCCCTATCAGGCCATTGAGGCGGTCGTGAACTGGCAACAGCTCGTGGAGACGGTGCGGGAGAAGGAAGTGGTGAGTACTGAACAACTTGATCCGCTGCACCACGCCATGAAGGGCTACGCCAAGGTGCGAAGCTACGCCCCCCGGCTGCTGGCGGCCTTGACCTTCCAGGCCGAGGGCAAGGCAGCCCCTGTGATCGAGGCGTTGAACCTCCTGCGCGAGATGTACGCCTCGGGCAAGCGCACCCTGCCGCAACACGTCCCTATCGGCTTTGTCCGGCAGAAGTGGGCCGGGCAGGTGTTCAGGAACGGGAAAGTAGACCGCCGGGCCTACGAGCTGTGCGTGCTGGACGAATTGCGGCTCGCGTTGCGAGCCGGGGATGTCTGGGTCACCGGGAGCCGGAAATACAAGGACCTCGACGCCTACCTCCTGCCGCAAGAGACTTGGCAGAAACGCCTCTCCGAGCTGTCCCTGGACCTGCCCGAGACGTTTGACGCTTTCTGGGCGGCTACAGAACCCAGGCTCACGGAGCAGTTGCGAGAGGTGGCCGACCTGCTCGCCAGGGGCGAGCTGTCCTCCGTGTCGGTGCAACGCGGCAGGCTCAGGATCGGGAAGGTCACGCGGGCCGTCCCCGACGAGGTGGAGCCTATAGGGCGCAGGCTGAGCGCGCGGTTGCCGCGCGTGAAGATCACCGACTTGCTGCTGGAAGTCAACGCCTGTACCCGCTTCACGGGGGCGTTCCTGAATCTGCACAGCGGGAAGGAGGTGGAACGTCACGACCATCTGCTGACCGCGATCCTGGCTGACGGGCTGAACCTGGGATTGACCAAGATGGCCGAGGCCTCCCCGGACCCCGGCATGACCGCGCGCCGCTTGATGTACCTCGCGGACTGGTTCCTCCGCCCTGACTCCTACGCGGCGGGTCTCGCCGAGCTGGTCAACTTTCAGTCCAAACTACCCCTGGCCGCTCTGTGGGGGGACGGCACGACGAGCAGTTCCGACGGGCAACGCTTCCCGACAGGTGGGCGGGGCAAGACCTTCGGACATCTGAATGCGAAGTATGGCCGCGAGCCGGGCATCCTGTTCTACACCCATGTCAGCGACCAGTACGCGCCCTTCCACACCAAGGTCATCACCGCCAATGTGCGTGATGCGCTGCATGTGCTGGACGGGTTGCTGTACCACCTGTCGGAGCTGAAAATCAAGGAGCACTACACCGATACCGCTGGGTATACCGAGCAGGTCTTCGCCCTCTGTCACCTCCTGGGCTTCCGCTTCGCCCCCAGAATTCGGGACCTGGGAGAAACCCGGCTGTACACGCCCGAGGTGGGGACAGCCTACGGGCTGCTGGAGCCGCTGGTGGCCCAGCGGCTCAACCTGCGGCTGATCCGTGAGCACTGGGACGAGTTGCGGCGGCTCACGGCCTCAATCAAGGCGGGCACGGTGACGGCTTCGTTGATGCTCTCCAAGCTCGCCTCGTACCCGCGCCAGAATGGCCTGGCGCTGGCCCTGCGTGAGCTGGGCCGCGTCCAGCGGACACTATTCACGCTGGAATGGCTGCGTGACCCGGAATTGCGCCGCCGGGTGCTGGCGGGCTTGAACAAGGGGGAGGCCCTGCACGCGCTCAGGAGAGCAGTGGCCTTTCACCGCAGCGGTGAGATTCGGGATCAGTCGTTCGAGGCGCAAAGCAACCGCGCCAGTGGCCTCAATCTCGTGACGACTGCTATCACCGTTTGGAACACCGTGTATCTGGGGCGCGCGGTGGAAGCCCTGCGCGCTGAGGGCGTGGACGTGCCCGATGAACTGCTGGCGCACGTATCGCCGCTGTCGTGGGAGCACATCGGGCTGACCGGCGACTACGTGTGGCACCCCGAAGGGGTGCCCGTAGAGGGAGCCTACCGAGCGTTACGCGAGTAG
- a CDS encoding sensor histidine kinase produces the protein MTVRAYLNRPKVQAFLQRPRVTPIVLFAGLGILVTFLRSLVLNPTETATLPLLDAGSVLLRLVVAVLWFAAVLWAIRPGERGRAEQALLILGTLAFSILAVWVDRPAAVLMVTPIVARYWLTLRQSLGLFTALFIGSLLIYTLIPPLPSLASPKEWFGLLGLVVVTLTQGGFTYAAFEFMLQNEEKQAALRRTYRELHAYRSLELQHAALEERAHLSRELHDSLGHQLTALRLEAQRVRKLQQRAGGADPQITVSLDNVMARSGEALEQLQEVVSTLKVPQLDGTLYQALRDLIQTWPVPVHLTLEGQEPALPSSHKLAMYRGLQEALTNAHKHAPDQPVAAQLSHDGRQLRLSIRNPLCPAHPGWTEHRRGGAGLAGLRSRLEALGGSLQVTQDEEVFEVCLTLPLPTRA, from the coding sequence ATGACGGTACGCGCCTACCTGAACCGCCCGAAGGTCCAGGCGTTTCTCCAGCGTCCCCGCGTGACCCCCATCGTGCTGTTCGCGGGGCTGGGCATCCTGGTCACCTTCCTCCGCAGCCTGGTCCTCAATCCGACGGAAACGGCCACACTCCCTCTGCTGGATGCCGGGAGTGTGTTGCTGCGCCTGGTGGTGGCAGTGCTGTGGTTCGCGGCGGTGCTGTGGGCCATCCGGCCCGGTGAACGTGGGCGGGCAGAGCAGGCCCTGCTGATCCTGGGCACGCTGGCGTTCTCCATCCTGGCGGTCTGGGTGGACCGCCCGGCGGCGGTGTTGATGGTCACGCCCATCGTGGCGCGTTACTGGTTGACCCTGCGCCAGTCCCTCGGCCTGTTCACGGCCCTGTTCATCGGGAGCCTGCTGATCTATACCCTGATCCCCCCACTGCCTAGCCTCGCTAGTCCGAAGGAATGGTTCGGTCTGCTGGGTCTGGTGGTCGTCACGTTGACCCAGGGCGGCTTTACCTACGCGGCATTCGAGTTCATGCTCCAGAACGAGGAGAAACAGGCGGCCCTGCGCCGGACCTACCGCGAGCTGCACGCCTACCGGTCGCTGGAGTTGCAGCACGCGGCCCTGGAGGAGCGCGCCCACCTCTCGCGGGAACTGCACGACTCGCTGGGGCATCAACTGACCGCCCTGCGGCTGGAGGCCCAGCGCGTCCGCAAGCTCCAGCAGAGGGCGGGCGGCGCCGATCCTCAGATCACGGTGTCCCTCGACAACGTGATGGCGCGCAGCGGCGAGGCCTTGGAGCAGCTTCAGGAGGTGGTGTCCACCCTGAAGGTGCCGCAACTCGACGGCACGTTGTACCAGGCCCTGCGTGACCTGATTCAGACCTGGCCTGTCCCAGTCCACCTGACCCTGGAAGGGCAGGAACCCGCCTTGCCGTCCTCGCACAAGCTCGCCATGTACCGGGGGTTGCAGGAAGCCCTGACGAACGCCCACAAGCACGCGCCCGATCAGCCTGTTGCCGCCCAACTGTCCCACGACGGGCGGCAACTCCGGCTCTCCATCCGCAATCCCCTTTGCCCGGCCCACCCTGGCTGGACAGAACACCGACGCGGGGGCGCGGGGCTGGCCGGGTTGCGTTCGCGCCTGGAGGCGTTGGGCGGTTCGCTTCAGGTGACTCAAGACGAGGAGGTCTTCGAGGTATGTCTGACCCTGCCCCTCCCCACCCGGGCGTGA
- a CDS encoding DUF4158 domain-containing protein: MMAHPSPLFTAAQREQFTRFPQTDERILSRYYLLDAADLRLVRERRRDFNKLGFAVQLTVLRHLGRALRPGETPPGEVLAFLAEQLRVDPACYTQYAARDPTRREHFAALCQRLGYSELSRHQGAELRDWLVTVAVVTDQPFALMSALMDEVRRRHLLVPRFSVLERLVRSARVRADQHTYGVLNLPLGGDLADRVDALLSP, translated from the coding sequence ATGATGGCCCACCCTTCCCCTCTGTTCACGGCGGCTCAGCGCGAGCAATTTACCCGTTTCCCGCAGACGGATGAACGTATTCTCTCCCGGTACTACCTGCTCGACGCCGCCGATCTGCGGCTCGTGCGAGAGCGGCGGCGAGATTTCAACAAGCTGGGCTTCGCTGTGCAGCTCACTGTGCTGCGGCACCTGGGGCGCGCCCTGCGCCCCGGTGAGACACCGCCAGGGGAAGTGCTCGCGTTCCTCGCTGAGCAACTGCGGGTAGACCCGGCCTGTTACACCCAGTACGCGGCCCGCGACCCCACAAGGCGCGAGCACTTTGCGGCCCTGTGCCAGCGGCTGGGATATAGCGAGCTCTCCAGGCACCAGGGCGCGGAGCTGCGCGACTGGCTGGTGACGGTCGCCGTCGTCACTGACCAGCCCTTCGCCCTGATGAGTGCCTTGATGGATGAGGTGCGGCGGCGGCACCTCCTGGTGCCGCGCTTCAGCGTCCTCGAACGCCTGGTTCGTTCCGCCCGTGTCCGCGCCGATCAGCACACCTACGGCGTGCTCAATCTGCCCCTGGGGGGCGACCTCGCCGACCGGGTGGACGCCCTGTTGTCGCCCTAG
- a CDS encoding S41 family peptidase, whose protein sequence is MKRAALVLALALTPSVQAAPAPTVTAQDLFDEVVYQLASFYSGPSDVRASDLRRKYLPEVQKLCGGKPECAAEQAYGLIEQLLGDLKDAHTNFYTPSQLEEVGKLLLGEQGQRRTFGAVTEALGAGGRVVLEVLPGSAAERAGWKAGDVLRRVNGVALDGQAGQAALGRASARGTPARFEGTRQGKTMSTVLTAAPLQVTPVSLSLRPDGLAVLRLRHFNTPGVGQQVHDALRKVQAAGTKGVILDLRWNSGGRVEEFLLSAGAFTDPTPLFLKTRVDAAKIGYGAGRYLVNGKAQEQPRIKTPARYTGPLVVLVDGDTASSAEFLTRTLLGRPSTQVIGEATAGVGDTATRFIPLTDGSGLQLTFARMLDAGEQPLGTRITPQVGASVDLAGLTRTGRDSVVEQAATLLNR, encoded by the coding sequence GTGAAGAGGGCAGCCCTGGTTCTGGCCCTCGCGCTGACCCCCAGCGTGCAGGCGGCCCCGGCGCCCACCGTCACCGCCCAGGACCTGTTCGACGAGGTGGTCTACCAACTCGCTTCCTTCTACAGCGGGCCGTCTGATGTGCGGGCCAGCGACCTGCGCCGCAAATACCTGCCAGAGGTGCAGAAGCTCTGCGGCGGCAAGCCCGAGTGTGCGGCGGAGCAAGCTTACGGGCTGATCGAGCAGTTGCTAGGCGACCTGAAAGACGCGCACACCAACTTCTACACGCCGTCCCAGTTGGAGGAGGTCGGCAAGCTCCTCCTGGGCGAACAGGGGCAGCGCCGGACCTTCGGGGCCGTCACCGAGGCCCTGGGCGCGGGTGGGCGCGTGGTGCTGGAGGTGCTGCCCGGCTCCGCCGCCGAGCGGGCCGGGTGGAAGGCCGGGGACGTGCTGCGGCGGGTGAATGGCGTGGCGCTGGACGGTCAGGCCGGACAGGCGGCCCTCGGCCGGGCGTCGGCCCGGGGCACACCCGCCCGCTTTGAGGGGACGCGACAGGGCAAGACGATGAGCACGGTGCTCACGGCAGCGCCCCTCCAGGTCACGCCGGTCAGCCTGAGCCTGCGGCCAGATGGTCTGGCGGTGTTACGTCTGAGGCATTTCAACACGCCGGGCGTGGGGCAGCAGGTCCACGACGCCCTGCGGAAAGTACAGGCGGCGGGAACGAAGGGGGTCATCTTGGACCTGCGCTGGAACAGCGGTGGACGTGTCGAGGAGTTCCTGCTGAGCGCCGGGGCGTTCACCGACCCCACGCCCCTCTTCTTGAAGACCCGTGTCGATGCGGCGAAGATCGGATACGGCGCGGGCCGGTACCTGGTGAACGGCAAGGCGCAGGAACAGCCGAGGATCAAGACTCCGGCCCGGTACACGGGACCGCTGGTGGTGCTGGTAGACGGGGACACGGCCAGTTCCGCCGAGTTCCTCACCCGGACCCTGCTGGGACGCCCCTCGACCCAGGTGATCGGGGAGGCCACCGCCGGAGTGGGCGACACTGCGACCCGCTTCATCCCCCTGACCGATGGCTCGGGGTTGCAACTGACCTTCGCCCGGATGTTGGACGCTGGAGAGCAGCCGCTGGGAACCCGCATCACGCCGCAGGTGGGGGCCAGTGTGGACCTCGCCGGACTCACCCGCACTGGCCGGGACAGCGTCGTGGAGCAGGCCGCCACGCTGCTGAACAGATAG
- a CDS encoding META domain-containing protein, with protein sequence MSTAEGTQVSGSAGCNVFSTSGLFGNTLQMGGTLKLGPIGVTQKLCPD encoded by the coding sequence ATGTCCACCGCCGAGGGCACGCAGGTGTCCGGGTCTGCCGGGTGCAATGTCTTCAGCACCTCCGGCCTCTTTGGCAACACCCTTCAGATGGGCGGCACCCTGAAACTTGGCCCCATCGGGGTCACCCAGAAGCTCTGCCCTGACTGA
- a CDS encoding helix-turn-helix domain-containing protein, protein MKRLFTGPEHWLTYVTRHLAPFEREEAQAPFRAKVARWREEGLSNAEIVARLGDAEETAAALSRRFVRLDEEASLRNQLTESPWWVLFGSLILLGLSLLIEHSKKGQVTAWNALIPTCGLLISLSLLWARPHLPPRWWLALSPSGAWTAPLVFIVLMVRAEEFPLWALSWALGLGVLSVGARFVLLDRNKLAKLERLARHGSPRLAP, encoded by the coding sequence TTGAAGCGGCTCTTCACCGGCCCGGAACACTGGCTGACCTACGTCACCCGCCACCTGGCTCCCTTCGAGCGGGAGGAAGCGCAGGCACCCTTCCGGGCGAAGGTGGCCCGCTGGCGCGAGGAGGGCCTCAGCAACGCCGAGATCGTGGCCCGGCTGGGGGACGCGGAGGAAACGGCAGCGGCGTTATCCAGGCGATTTGTGCGGCTGGACGAGGAGGCCTCGTTGCGAAACCAGTTGACCGAGAGTCCCTGGTGGGTGCTGTTCGGTTCTCTCATCCTGCTGGGGTTGTCCCTGCTGATCGAGCATTCGAAAAAGGGACAGGTGACGGCCTGGAACGCCCTGATCCCTACCTGTGGCCTGCTGATCTCGCTCTCGCTGCTCTGGGCACGCCCGCATCTGCCCCCGCGCTGGTGGCTGGCGCTCTCGCCCAGCGGCGCATGGACGGCGCCGCTGGTGTTCATTGTGCTGATGGTGCGGGCTGAAGAGTTCCCCCTCTGGGCGTTGTCTTGGGCGCTGGGCCTGGGTGTCCTGTCCGTGGGCGCACGCTTTGTCCTGCTGGACCGGAACAAACTGGCGAAGCTGGAGCGTCTGGCCCGTCATGGCTCACCGCGTCTAGCTCCCTGA
- a CDS encoding ISL3 family transposase yields MDFSFLPDAWQLLESVQDGEHLILRVQDQSSHRPCPHCQHLSAHVHSHYVRRPQDLALGQRPVTLLVHTRRFRCLNPACDCVTFAERWPDWLEPHAQRTCRLAQRQSQIALRVGGEGGHRLLQLLGEVTSADTLLRLLRRLPLPSFTTPRVLGVDDFCFRRRKTYGTILIDLERHQVVDLLPDREAATLAQWLQDHPGVEVISRDRSGDYARGAASGAPDAQQIADRFHLFGNIREAVETWLRHHRDQLRESPNPVPTSLVSLPERPLARPAAQPRRTTTRGRLRIVVARRAERAQRYEQVARLFAAGHTFSAIAREVGLARSTVTEWLRREGFPRRQTPPSSLTRYAPLIRASMAQREWTVTQIFDALVQQGYEGAFSGVSAYVTWLREGHEPPATADQPGLTPVREKRLGVREVSWLFTLDPDRLTPEMTRRRSLLVDRWPQGQATYALIQQLTSLLRQAPTSGSALLASWIQTALDSSMAEIQRLGRSFKKDFAAICGAIESPWSNGQTEGQVHRLKLIKRQMYGRANLDLLKCRVLLA; encoded by the coding sequence ATGGACTTTTCCTTTCTCCCCGACGCGTGGCAGTTGCTGGAATCCGTTCAGGACGGCGAACACCTGATCCTGCGGGTGCAGGATCAATCCTCCCACCGCCCCTGTCCCCACTGTCAGCACCTGAGTGCCCATGTTCACAGCCACTACGTTCGTCGGCCGCAGGATCTCGCCCTCGGACAACGCCCCGTGACGCTGCTCGTTCACACGCGTCGCTTCCGCTGCCTGAACCCGGCCTGCGACTGTGTGACCTTCGCGGAGCGCTGGCCCGACTGGCTCGAACCGCATGCCCAGCGCACCTGTCGGCTGGCCCAGCGTCAGAGCCAGATTGCCCTGCGGGTTGGCGGAGAAGGGGGCCACCGACTGCTTCAGCTTTTGGGGGAAGTCACGAGTGCGGACACCCTGCTCCGGCTGCTTCGTCGTCTTCCCTTGCCCTCCTTCACCACGCCCAGAGTCCTGGGCGTCGATGACTTCTGCTTCCGCCGCCGGAAGACGTACGGCACGATCCTGATTGACCTGGAGCGCCATCAGGTGGTGGACCTGCTGCCGGACCGTGAAGCAGCGACACTGGCACAATGGCTCCAGGACCATCCCGGTGTCGAGGTGATCAGCCGGGACCGCTCGGGGGATTACGCGCGTGGGGCCGCGTCCGGCGCGCCGGACGCTCAGCAGATCGCGGACCGTTTCCATCTATTCGGAAACATCCGCGAGGCCGTGGAGACCTGGTTGCGACACCACCGGGACCAGCTGCGTGAATCTCCCAATCCTGTACCGACGTCGTTGGTCTCCCTGCCCGAGAGGCCGCTGGCAAGGCCAGCGGCCCAGCCGCGTCGCACGACAACCCGGGGACGATTACGGATCGTCGTGGCCCGGCGGGCAGAACGGGCTCAGCGATATGAACAGGTGGCCAGGCTGTTCGCCGCAGGACATACCTTCAGTGCGATTGCCCGAGAGGTGGGGCTGGCCCGGAGTACGGTGACCGAGTGGCTGAGGCGTGAAGGCTTTCCAAGACGGCAGACCCCGCCTAGCAGCCTGACCCGGTATGCACCGTTGATCCGGGCGAGCATGGCACAGCGGGAGTGGACGGTCACGCAGATTTTCGACGCGCTGGTTCAGCAGGGCTATGAGGGTGCATTCAGCGGTGTGTCAGCGTACGTGACGTGGCTGCGCGAGGGCCACGAACCACCAGCGACAGCGGATCAACCGGGCCTGACCCCAGTGCGGGAAAAGCGGCTCGGGGTCCGCGAGGTGTCCTGGCTGTTCACCCTGGACCCAGACCGTTTGACCCCGGAGATGACCAGGAGGCGCAGCCTCCTGGTGGACCGCTGGCCACAGGGTCAGGCGACGTATGCCCTGATCCAGCAGCTCACGTCGCTGCTTCGGCAGGCCCCCACGTCAGGCTCGGCCCTGCTGGCGAGCTGGATCCAGACGGCGCTGGACAGCAGCATGGCAGAGATCCAACGACTGGGGCGCAGTTTCAAGAAGGATTTCGCGGCGATCTGTGGGGCGATTGAATCCCCGTGGAGCAATGGACAGACGGAAGGCCAGGTTCATCGGCTGAAGCTGATCAAGCGGCAGATGTACGGCCGGGCGAATCTCGATCTGCTGAAGTGCCGAGTTCTGTTGGCTTGA
- a CDS encoding response regulator: MSDPAPPHPGVTPLRVLIVDDQPLVRQGLASLLDLEDDVQVLAQAENGRQALHLADELRPDVVLMDVRMPVMDGIQATAEFRRRNGPPVVLLTTFEEVEDMTGGLNAGAAGYLFKSAEIDEILEALWRVHRGEKVIHPRVAQALAQQLRVPARLEPSGLLTEREVQVIRALAAGQPNKRIGQQMGISEGTVKVHVSNILAKLGAGNRTEAVRRAMELGLLRDETGG; the protein is encoded by the coding sequence ATGTCTGACCCTGCCCCTCCCCACCCGGGCGTGACGCCGCTGCGGGTCCTGATCGTGGATGACCAGCCCCTCGTGCGGCAGGGTCTGGCCTCGCTGCTCGACCTGGAAGACGACGTTCAGGTGCTGGCCCAGGCCGAGAACGGACGACAGGCTCTGCACCTCGCGGACGAACTGCGTCCCGACGTGGTGCTGATGGACGTGCGGATGCCGGTGATGGACGGCATTCAGGCGACGGCAGAGTTCCGCCGGAGGAATGGTCCCCCGGTGGTGCTGCTGACCACCTTCGAGGAGGTGGAGGACATGACGGGCGGCCTGAATGCCGGGGCGGCGGGCTACCTGTTCAAGAGTGCGGAGATCGACGAGATTCTGGAGGCGCTGTGGCGCGTCCACCGGGGCGAGAAGGTCATCCATCCCCGCGTCGCGCAGGCACTCGCGCAGCAGTTGCGGGTGCCTGCCCGCCTGGAACCCAGCGGCCTCCTGACCGAGCGCGAGGTGCAGGTGATCCGGGCACTGGCTGCCGGACAGCCCAACAAACGCATCGGGCAGCAGATGGGCATCAGCGAGGGGACCGTGAAGGTCCACGTCAGCAACATCCTGGCGAAGCTGGGCGCGGGCAACCGCACCGAGGCGGTGCGCCGGGCGATGGAGTTGGGGCTGCTGAGGGACGAGACCGGAGGCTGA